The following are from one region of the Bacillus sp. (in: firmicutes) genome:
- a CDS encoding ATP-binding protein: protein MKTINLLSLLSAKDDLNAMNFAKYIEQFGINPKIRAGEIEDIEALVDEFMKRGNQFDILNHYYVGFTIKQIGKEFDLLRIGENSIINIELKLISTEEKIIKQLVQNQHYLKFLDVDVYSFTYISATKKLYALVGPQEIKEVEFEVLIEKLKEQIIKEIDDLDNLFDPTNYIVSPFNSTDAFIEDKYFLSAQQSTFKREIIQLTPMEQSIFIAIKGGSGSGKTLLTYDIAKEYMRQSKKVLIFNCGKLNNGHVTLKTHYHWSIEAISNFSEYDDHSEMDIEQYELIIFDEAQRIYKNKFLKLTNLLQQLKIKCIFSYDPNQCLTALEIENNIPKLIEETLNPYQYELTTIIRHNKEIHAFINKLFDLSKHAKIENYSDISIQYFSLKGATTSYLQSLQKEGWKVIDYTETRYIEHPDNDHIITTGVNSHDGIGQELDCVVAVIDESFYYKPNHKLSTKDLGKQMYYQPTRMLYQNISRTKKKLQIVIYNNPDVLDEILKIL, encoded by the coding sequence TTGAAAACTATTAATCTACTATCTTTATTAAGTGCAAAAGATGATCTGAATGCAATGAATTTTGCAAAATACATCGAACAATTTGGCATTAATCCTAAAATCAGAGCAGGCGAAATTGAAGATATTGAAGCGCTGGTTGATGAATTTATGAAAAGAGGAAATCAATTCGATATTCTCAACCATTATTATGTTGGATTTACGATTAAACAAATTGGGAAAGAATTTGACCTACTAAGAATCGGTGAGAATAGTATCATTAATATTGAGTTAAAGCTAATAAGTACGGAAGAGAAAATCATAAAGCAGCTTGTGCAAAATCAACATTATTTAAAATTTCTTGATGTTGATGTTTACAGTTTCACCTACATTTCCGCAACAAAGAAACTCTATGCACTTGTCGGTCCGCAAGAAATCAAAGAAGTGGAATTTGAGGTTTTAATTGAAAAATTAAAAGAACAAATAATAAAAGAAATTGATGATCTTGATAATTTATTTGATCCAACCAATTATATAGTTTCGCCATTCAACTCAACTGATGCCTTCATTGAAGATAAGTATTTTCTAAGTGCGCAGCAGAGTACATTTAAAAGGGAAATTATCCAATTAACACCGATGGAACAGTCAATTTTTATTGCGATTAAAGGTGGATCTGGATCCGGAAAAACACTGTTAACTTACGATATCGCAAAAGAATATATGAGACAGTCGAAAAAGGTGCTCATTTTTAATTGTGGAAAATTAAATAATGGACATGTTACATTGAAAACTCACTATCATTGGTCAATTGAGGCGATTAGTAACTTTAGCGAATACGACGATCATTCAGAAATGGATATTGAGCAATATGAATTAATCATATTCGATGAAGCTCAAAGAATATATAAAAATAAATTTTTAAAATTAACAAATTTGCTTCAACAACTCAAAATCAAATGCATTTTTTCTTATGATCCTAACCAATGCCTTACTGCGTTAGAAATTGAAAATAATATCCCTAAATTAATTGAGGAAACTTTAAATCCTTATCAATATGAATTAACAACAATCATTAGACATAACAAAGAAATTCATGCGTTTATTAATAAGTTATTTGATTTATCAAAGCACGCCAAAATCGAGAATTATTCAGACATCAGTATTCAGTATTTTTCCTTGAAGGGTGCGACAACAAGCTACTTACAATCATTACAAAAAGAGGGCTGGAAAGTCATTGATTACACCGAAACAAGGTATATTGAACACCCCGATAATGATCATATCATTACAACAGGGGTAAATTCCCATGATGGAATCGGTCAAGAACTTGATTGTGTTGTGGCTGTCATTGATGAATCTTTTTATTACAAACCAAATCACAAGCTGTCCACAAAAGATTTAGGGAAACAAATGTACTATCAGCCGACGCGAATGTTATATCAAAACATTAGTCGTACGAAAAAAAAGCTGCAAATTGTCATCTATAATAATCCCGATGTTTTAGATGAGATTTTAAAGATTTTATAG